Proteins found in one Zea mays cultivar B73 chromosome 1, Zm-B73-REFERENCE-NAM-5.0, whole genome shotgun sequence genomic segment:
- the LOC100280289 gene encoding uncharacterized LOC100280289 (The RefSeq protein has 1 substitution compared to this genomic sequence), protein MAGGFRVLHLVRPFLAFLPEVQSADRKIPFREKVIYTVISLFIFLVCSQLPLYGIHSATGADPFYWMRVILASNRGTVMELGITPIVTSGMVMQLLVGSKIIEVDNSVREDRALLNGAQKLLGILIAIGEAVAYVLSGMYGSVSQLGTGNAILIILQLFFAGIIVICLDELLQKGYGLGSGISLFIATNICENIIWKAFSPTTINSGRGAEFEGAVIALFHLLITRTDKVRALREAFYRQNLPNVTNLLATVLVFLIVIYFQGFRVVLPVRSKNARGQQGSYPIKLFYTSNMPIILHSALITNLYFISQLLYRKYSGNFLVNLLGKWKESEYSGHSIPVGGLAYYVTAPSSLADVLANPFHALFYVVFMLSACALFSKTWIEVSGSSAKDVAKQLKEQQMVMPGHRESNLQKELNRYIPTAAAFGGVCIGALTVLADFMGAIGSGTGILLAVTIIYQYFETFEKERATELGFFGF, encoded by the exons ATGGCTGGCGGCTTCAGGGTACTTCATCTGGTCAGGCCCTTTCTGGCTTTCTTGCCAGAGGTGCAGAGCGCGGATAGGAAGATACCATTCAGAGAAAAAGTTATCTACACTGTTATTTCTCTCTTCATTTTTCTGGTGTGCAGCCAGCTCCCACTCTATGGCATTCATTCGACGACTGGAGCTGATCCTTTCTACTGGATGCGTGTTATCCTTGCATCAAACCGTGGCACTGTGATGGAGTTGGGTATTACTCCAATTGTGACCTCTGGTATGGTAATGCAACTTCTTGTCGGATCGAAGATCATTGAAGTTGACAACAGTGTGAGAGAGGATCGTGCTCTGCT GAATGGTGCACAAAAGTTGCTTGGTATCTTGATCGCTATTGGGGAAGCTGTGGCATATGTCCTGTCTGGAATGTATGGTAGTGTAAGCCAACTTGGAACAGGGAATGCTATTCTCATTATACTTCAGCTTTTCTTTGCTGGCATCATTGTCATCTGTTTGGATGAACTTCTCCAGAAAGGTTATGGTTTGGGATCTGGTATTTCTCTGTTCATTGCTACCAATATCTG TGAGAATATCATCTGGAAGGCATTTAGCCCCACAACCATCAACAGTGGTCGTGGCGCTGAATTCGAAGGGGCTGTCATTGCACTGTTCCATCTGTTGATTACGAGAACCGATAAAGTCCGTGCTCTTCGTGAGGCTTTCTACCGCCAGAACCTTCCAAATGTGACCAATTTGCTTGCCACTGTCTTGGTATTCCTCATAGTTATCTATTTCCAAGGCTTCCGTGTTGTGCTTCCAGTGAGATCAAAGAATGCTCGTGGCCAGCAAGGCTCATATCCAATTAAGCTGTTCTACACTTCAAACATGCCCATCATCCTTCACTCTGCGCTGATTACCAACCTCTATTTTATATCCCAG CTTCTCTACAGGAAGTACAGTGGAAACTTCCTTGTTAACCTTCTTGGGAAGTGGAAGGAGTCTGAATACTCTGGCCATTCTATTCCTGTTGGTGGTCTTGCTTACTATGTAACTGCCCCATCAAG TTTGGCTGATGTCCTTGCAAATCCATTCCATGCACTGTTTTATGTGGTCTTCATGCTGTCAGCCTGTGCTCTGTTCTCAAAGACATGGATTGAAGTTTCCGGTTCATCAGCAAAGGATGTTGCTAAGCAGCTCAAG GAACAACAAATGGTGATGCCAGGCCATCGTGAGTCGAACTTGCAGAAGGAACTTAACCGATACATCCCCACTGCTGCTGCATTTGGTGGTGTATGCATTGGCGCATTGACCGTCCTGGCTGATTTCATGGGTGCGATTGGTTCAGGAACTGGTATATTGCTCGCTGTGACAATCATATACCAATACTTCGAAACCTTTGAGAAGGAAAGGGCGACTGAGCTTGGTTTCTTTGGTTTTTGA